From Streptomyces sp. NBC_01754, a single genomic window includes:
- a CDS encoding GNAT family N-acetyltransferase has protein sequence MKITLARPEEVTKLLAFREEAANWLTRLGSDQWQRPYPADRLLATVKAGSVFMVVDGDVTAATITLTPDVEDGLWTEQELSEPSRFVTKLTVARTHAGQNLGGRLLDWAGDRAYRDGARWLRLDAWTTNEALQRYYLRQGFEHVRTVREGGAVNGGPRVSGWLAQRPTALADHGFETAA, from the coding sequence GTGAAGATCACCCTTGCGCGCCCAGAAGAGGTGACGAAGCTCTTGGCCTTCCGCGAGGAGGCAGCGAATTGGCTCACGCGTCTGGGTAGCGACCAATGGCAGCGGCCCTACCCAGCCGATCGGCTGCTCGCCACGGTCAAGGCGGGTTCCGTCTTCATGGTCGTGGACGGCGACGTGACAGCCGCCACCATCACGCTCACGCCGGACGTGGAAGACGGCCTGTGGACAGAGCAGGAGTTGAGTGAGCCATCCAGGTTCGTCACCAAGCTGACCGTTGCGCGGACGCACGCCGGTCAGAATCTAGGTGGCCGATTGCTCGATTGGGCAGGCGACAGGGCGTATCGAGATGGTGCGAGATGGCTACGCCTGGACGCGTGGACGACGAACGAGGCCCTACAGCGGTACTACCTCCGGCAAGGGTTCGAGCACGTGCGAACGGTCCGGGAGGGGGGCGCGGTGAACGGGGGGCCACGCGTCTCTGGGTGGCTCGCCCAGCGTCCAACGGCGCTGGCTGATCACGGCTTCGAGACTGCTGCCTGA
- a CDS encoding 2,3-butanediol dehydrogenase: protein MKAARYYDRGDIRIEDIPEPTVRPGTVGIDVAYCGICGTDLHEYLDGPIFVPPAGHPHPVSGESAPVTLGHEMSGVVYAVGDGVEDLKPGDRVVVEPYILRPDVDTGVDNPTYHLSPDMNFIGLGGSGGGLAEKIAVERRWVHPVGDVPLDQAALIEPLSVGYHAFQRSGAKSGDFALVGGAGPIGLLTCAVLKAMGVEVAVTELSPLRRQKALETEVADHVIDPAVTDVAEEVRRLTDGKGADVAFEATSVNVVLDTLLDAVRPGSVVTVISIWGNPASVDMQKLVLKEIDLRGTIAYVNSHPQTIKLVQEGRIDLAPFITKTINLDDLVSEGFETLIHHNETAVKILVEPRT, encoded by the coding sequence GTGAAGGCTGCGCGCTACTACGACCGTGGTGACATCCGTATCGAGGACATCCCGGAGCCGACGGTCCGGCCGGGCACGGTGGGCATCGACGTCGCGTACTGCGGGATTTGCGGCACCGACCTGCACGAGTACCTCGACGGACCGATCTTCGTCCCGCCGGCCGGGCATCCGCACCCGGTCTCGGGTGAGTCCGCCCCCGTGACGCTCGGCCACGAGATGTCCGGCGTCGTGTACGCGGTGGGCGATGGCGTCGAGGACCTGAAACCGGGTGACCGTGTCGTCGTCGAGCCCTACATCCTGCGCCCCGACGTCGACACGGGCGTGGACAACCCCACCTATCACCTCTCGCCCGACATGAACTTCATCGGGCTGGGCGGCAGCGGTGGCGGGCTCGCGGAGAAGATCGCCGTCGAGCGCCGGTGGGTGCACCCGGTCGGGGACGTTCCGCTGGACCAGGCGGCGCTCATCGAACCGCTGTCCGTGGGATACCACGCGTTCCAGCGCTCGGGCGCGAAGTCGGGCGACTTCGCCCTCGTCGGCGGCGCCGGTCCCATCGGCCTGCTCACCTGCGCGGTGCTCAAGGCGATGGGCGTCGAGGTCGCGGTCACCGAGCTCAGCCCGTTGCGCCGGCAGAAGGCGCTGGAGACCGAGGTCGCCGACCATGTCATCGACCCCGCCGTCACCGACGTCGCCGAGGAGGTCCGGCGTCTCACCGACGGGAAGGGCGCGGACGTCGCATTCGAGGCCACGTCCGTCAACGTCGTCCTCGACACACTGCTTGACGCCGTCAGGCCGGGCAGCGTGGTCACCGTCATCTCCATCTGGGGCAATCCGGCGTCGGTCGACATGCAGAAACTCGTCCTCAAGGAGATCGATCTGCGCGGCACGATCGCCTACGTCAACTCCCATCCGCAGACCATCAAGCTCGTGCAGGAAGGGCGCATCGACCTGGCACCGTTCATCACCAAGACGATCAACCTGGACGACCTCGTCTCCGAAGGCTTCGAGACCCTCATCCACCACAACGAGACGGCCGTGAAAATCCTGGTGGAGCCCCGCACCTGA
- a CDS encoding tetratricopeptide repeat protein has translation MDAAVLDRRTRMHDACIPPDLVDRLLALGHADVVRAQASAEDGDWFCARAWARLLAGRGELEDALGVLAPYVGTGWWTATAEAARLLDSGGRGEEAISLVRPFARHGERFALHDLALLLARHGRGEEAYVLLLPHVADWYLAEALVEVGVGLGRGEEVATLLTARIAPGCTRCGSAECGARYPEPFNAVNLLASVREGQGRTEEAVEVLRTYGSTPVNNRDPLAELLVRHGRIDELRAHAAGEDRPEAVRHLAELLEARGDVAGAVEVYRRHAEHDAWHAPTPLARLLARHGRGAEAVEVIRALDSAEDWVVDLLCELFAAEGRAEEGLAHLDALKARRGKEEWELFRLRGPLLAACGQLDEAVEEARVHPEGGSPYAVESLAGLLAGAGRPEEAVALLDAERLDHRRTLGPLLVELGRVEEAVALLRTPRPAVPLPEPTGYNACPPF, from the coding sequence ATGGACGCCGCCGTACTCGACCGCCGGACCCGCATGCACGACGCGTGCATACCGCCGGATCTCGTCGACCGTCTTCTCGCCCTCGGTCACGCCGACGTGGTGCGCGCCCAGGCCTCGGCGGAAGACGGTGACTGGTTCTGCGCCCGCGCCTGGGCGCGCCTGCTGGCCGGCCGGGGCGAGCTGGAGGATGCCCTCGGAGTGCTGGCCCCGTACGTCGGGACGGGCTGGTGGACGGCGACCGCGGAGGCCGCCCGGCTGCTGGACTCGGGGGGCCGGGGCGAGGAGGCCATTTCCCTCGTCCGCCCCTTCGCACGGCACGGGGAGCGGTTCGCGCTGCACGACCTGGCCCTGCTGCTGGCCCGGCACGGACGGGGCGAGGAGGCCTATGTGCTGCTCCTGCCGCACGTCGCGGACTGGTACCTCGCCGAGGCCCTGGTCGAGGTGGGTGTCGGGCTGGGCCGGGGCGAGGAGGTCGCGACGCTGCTGACGGCCCGGATCGCGCCGGGGTGCACGCGGTGCGGCAGCGCGGAGTGCGGCGCGCGGTACCCGGAGCCGTTCAACGCGGTGAATCTGCTGGCGTCCGTTCGCGAGGGGCAGGGCCGCACGGAGGAGGCGGTCGAGGTGCTGCGTACGTACGGCTCCACGCCGGTCAACAACCGTGACCCGCTGGCTGAACTGCTGGTGCGGCACGGCCGGATCGACGAGCTGCGCGCTCATGCGGCCGGCGAGGACCGGCCGGAAGCCGTCCGCCACCTGGCGGAGCTGCTGGAGGCCCGCGGCGACGTGGCGGGCGCGGTCGAGGTGTACCGGCGGCATGCGGAGCACGACGCCTGGCACGCGCCGACGCCGCTGGCCCGACTGCTTGCCAGGCACGGGCGGGGCGCCGAGGCCGTCGAGGTGATACGCGCGCTGGACAGCGCCGAGGACTGGGTCGTCGACCTGCTGTGCGAGCTGTTCGCCGCCGAGGGCCGCGCCGAGGAGGGCCTCGCCCACCTGGACGCCCTCAAAGCCCGGCGGGGCAAGGAGGAGTGGGAGCTGTTCCGGCTGCGGGGCCCGCTCCTGGCCGCCTGCGGACAGCTCGACGAGGCGGTGGAGGAGGCCAGGGTCCACCCCGAGGGCGGGAGTCCGTACGCGGTGGAGAGTCTGGCCGGCCTGTTGGCCGGCGCCGGACGCCCGGAGGAGGCCGTCGCCCTCCTGGACGCAGAGCGCCTGGACCACCGACGGACTCTCGGCCCGCTGCTGGTGGAGCTGGGCCGGGTCGAGGAGGCCGTGGCGCTGCTGCGGACGCCGCGCCCCGCCGTACCACTGCCGGAGCCGACGGGCTACAACGCCTGTCCACCTTTCTAG
- a CDS encoding DUF2797 domain-containing protein, with translation MGWYCTGAGWPREGLGDGPELGWRAGGVRRVSALVYGRELGFRAEGERRCVGARGNPCPVAAVVPVRSTGARCSECARLDRAHSVAADTIADDPRPYRVYLAWFGPGTVKVGITREERGGARLREQGAVVFSWLGRGPLMAARRTEELLRAALGVPDRIPYVRKRAVRGELPGAPERAVELEALYRRAVALEGAGWPEALERLPFEAVEHGALFRLEAAGRPARAVTELVGGGVVAGRLVAAAGPDLYLETQADGTVVLDTRLITGWELAGADARAGVSVPLVAVGAGGVQDGLF, from the coding sequence ATGGGGTGGTACTGCACCGGGGCGGGGTGGCCCCGGGAGGGGCTCGGTGACGGGCCCGAGCTGGGGTGGCGTGCTGGTGGTGTGCGGCGGGTGAGTGCCCTGGTGTACGGGCGGGAGCTCGGGTTCCGGGCCGAGGGGGAGCGGCGCTGTGTGGGGGCGCGGGGCAATCCCTGTCCGGTCGCGGCCGTGGTGCCGGTGCGGAGCACGGGGGCGCGGTGTTCCGAGTGTGCGCGGCTGGACCGGGCGCACTCGGTGGCCGCCGACACGATCGCCGACGACCCGCGCCCGTACCGCGTCTACCTGGCCTGGTTCGGGCCGGGGACGGTGAAGGTCGGGATCACCCGGGAGGAGCGGGGCGGGGCGCGGTTGCGGGAGCAGGGCGCGGTGGTGTTCAGCTGGCTGGGGCGTGGTCCGTTGATGGCCGCGCGGCGGACGGAGGAGTTGCTGCGGGCGGCGCTCGGCGTGCCCGACCGGATCCCGTACGTGCGGAAGCGGGCCGTCCGGGGTGAGCTGCCGGGGGCGCCGGAACGGGCCGTGGAGCTGGAGGCGCTGTACCGGCGGGCCGTGGCGTTGGAGGGCGCCGGATGGCCGGAGGCGTTGGAGCGGCTGCCGTTCGAGGCGGTGGAGCACGGCGCGCTGTTCCGGCTGGAGGCGGCGGGCCGGCCCGCGCGGGCCGTGACCGAGCTGGTGGGCGGTGGTGTCGTGGCCGGTCGGCTGGTGGCGGCGGCCGGGCCGGACCTGTACCTGGAGACCCAGGCCGACGGGACCGTGGTCCTGGACACCCGGCTGATCACCGGCTGGGAGCTGGCCGGCGCCGACGCGCGGGCGGGGGTGAGCGTGCCGCTCGTCGCCGTGGGGGCCGGTGGAGTGCAGGACGGGCTGTTCTGA
- a CDS encoding amidohydrolase family protein, which translates to MNRDDRDDVVRFWERLGLPGIIDVHTHFMPERVLRKVWAYFDSAGPLTGMEWPITYRQDEEERLALLRSFGVLRFTSMLYPHKAGMAAWLNDWAAGFAARVPDCLHTATFFPEEGVDRYVRQAVEAGARVFKSHLQVGAYDANEPSLEPVWGLLAEAGVPVVMHCGSGPAPGKYTGPEPIGRLLARHPRLRLVVAHMGMPEYAEFLALAAAYPEVRLDTTMAFTDFTEDFTPFPAAERGRLMDLGDRILLGTDFPNIPYPYAHQLHALERLELGDDWLRAVCHGNASALFG; encoded by the coding sequence ATGAACAGGGACGACCGGGACGATGTCGTGCGGTTCTGGGAGCGGCTCGGGCTGCCCGGAATCATCGACGTCCACACCCACTTCATGCCGGAGCGGGTGCTCCGCAAGGTATGGGCGTACTTCGACTCGGCGGGGCCGCTCACCGGTATGGAGTGGCCGATCACCTACCGGCAGGACGAGGAGGAGCGCCTCGCTCTGCTGCGGTCCTTCGGGGTGCTGCGGTTCACCTCCATGCTCTACCCGCACAAGGCCGGGATGGCCGCCTGGCTGAACGACTGGGCGGCCGGGTTCGCCGCGCGGGTGCCGGACTGCCTGCACACCGCGACCTTCTTTCCGGAGGAGGGCGTGGACCGTTATGTGCGCCAGGCGGTCGAGGCGGGGGCGCGGGTCTTCAAGTCACACCTCCAGGTCGGGGCGTACGACGCGAACGAGCCGTCGCTGGAACCCGTGTGGGGGCTGCTCGCCGAAGCAGGGGTCCCGGTGGTCATGCACTGCGGTTCCGGGCCCGCGCCGGGGAAGTACACCGGGCCCGAGCCGATCGGCCGGCTGCTGGCCCGCCACCCACGGCTGCGGCTGGTGGTGGCGCACATGGGGATGCCGGAGTACGCGGAGTTCCTGGCGCTGGCGGCGGCGTACCCCGAGGTGCGGCTCGACACGACGATGGCCTTCACCGACTTCACCGAGGACTTCACGCCCTTCCCGGCCGCCGAGCGGGGGCGGCTCATGGACCTCGGGGACCGGATCCTGCTGGGCACGGACTTCCCCAACATCCCGTACCCGTACGCCCATCAGCTGCACGCCCTGGAGCGGCTGGAGCTCGGCGACGACTGGCTCCGGGCCGTGTGCCACGGGAACGCGAGCGCGCTGTTCGGCTGA
- a CDS encoding response regulator transcription factor has translation MTTTSPQGRTELLSPDRDPVRVLIVDDEAPLAQLLSMALRYEGWEVRSAGDGAAALSAAREFRPDAVVLDVLLPDMDGLAVLGRLRLEAPDVPVLFLTARDAVEDRIAGLTAGGDDYVTKPFSLEEVVARLRGLIRRSGTATARSESTLVVGDLVLDEDSHEVYRGADSIHLTATEFELLRFLMRNPRRVLSKAQILDRVWNYDFGGQANVVELYISYLRKKIDVGRSPMIHTRRGAGYLIKPGE, from the coding sequence ATGACGACGACCTCGCCCCAGGGGCGTACCGAACTGCTCAGCCCGGACCGCGACCCCGTGCGGGTCCTGATCGTGGACGACGAGGCACCCCTCGCCCAGCTGCTCTCCATGGCCCTGCGCTACGAGGGGTGGGAGGTGCGCAGCGCCGGGGACGGCGCCGCCGCCCTGAGCGCGGCGCGTGAGTTCCGCCCCGACGCGGTGGTCCTCGACGTGCTGCTGCCGGACATGGACGGGCTCGCGGTGCTGGGACGGCTCCGTCTGGAGGCCCCGGACGTACCGGTGTTGTTCCTGACCGCGCGGGACGCGGTGGAGGACCGGATCGCCGGGCTCACGGCGGGCGGTGACGACTACGTCACCAAGCCGTTCAGCCTGGAGGAGGTGGTGGCCCGGCTGCGCGGGCTGATCCGCCGCTCGGGCACGGCCACCGCGCGCAGTGAGTCGACGCTCGTCGTGGGCGACCTGGTCCTGGACGAGGACAGCCACGAGGTCTACCGGGGGGCCGACTCGATCCACCTCACGGCGACCGAGTTCGAGCTGCTGCGCTTCCTGATGCGCAACCCGCGACGGGTGCTCAGCAAGGCGCAGATCCTGGACCGCGTCTGGAACTACGACTTCGGCGGGCAGGCCAACGTCGTCGAGCTGTACATCTCGTACCTGCGCAAGAAGATCGACGTGGGACGGTCCCCCATGATCCACACCCGGCGCGGGGCGGGATACCTGATCAAGCCCGGTGAGTGA
- a CDS encoding endonuclease/exonuclease/phosphatase family protein, with product MSLRRRTAGVLIASALSVTAFAPPAGAADRGQGRGVPLRVATYNIHAGAGMDGVFDLDRQVAALRALDADVIGLQEVDAHWGARSAWRDLASELAGRLHMRVSFAPIYSLDPVAAGEPRREFGVAVLSRYRILSAENHEITRLSTQDPDPVPAPAPGFGEVLLRVRGLPVHVYVTHLDYRPDPSVRATQVAQTRRIMAEDRGHKILLGDFNAAPDAPELAPLWRDLTDADPGAPTFPAQDPVSRIDFVAVSNGGQAGHGAVRVRGATVAETLASDHRPLVADLELRR from the coding sequence ATGTCTCTGCGTCGTCGTACGGCGGGCGTACTGATCGCCTCGGCCCTCTCGGTGACGGCGTTCGCGCCGCCCGCCGGGGCCGCCGACCGGGGGCAGGGCCGCGGGGTTCCGCTGCGGGTGGCGACGTACAACATCCACGCCGGGGCGGGCATGGACGGCGTGTTCGATCTGGACCGGCAGGTGGCCGCACTGCGGGCGCTGGACGCCGACGTGATCGGGCTCCAGGAGGTCGACGCGCACTGGGGCGCGCGCAGCGCATGGCGGGACCTGGCCTCCGAACTCGCCGGGCGGCTGCACATGCGCGTGTCGTTCGCGCCGATCTACAGCCTCGATCCGGTGGCGGCGGGTGAGCCCCGGCGCGAGTTCGGGGTGGCGGTGCTGTCCCGGTACCGGATCCTGAGCGCCGAGAACCACGAGATCACCCGGCTCTCGACCCAGGACCCCGACCCGGTGCCGGCCCCCGCTCCGGGCTTCGGGGAGGTGCTGCTACGGGTGCGGGGGCTGCCGGTGCACGTGTATGTGACGCATCTGGACTACCGCCCGGACCCGTCGGTGCGGGCCACGCAGGTAGCGCAGACGCGGCGGATCATGGCGGAGGACCGGGGCCACAAGATCCTCCTGGGGGACTTCAACGCGGCGCCGGACGCACCCGAACTCGCCCCGCTGTGGCGGGATCTGACCGACGCCGATCCGGGGGCACCGACCTTCCCGGCCCAGGACCCGGTGAGCCGGATCGACTTCGTCGCGGTGTCGAACGGGGGGCAGGCGGGGCACGGTGCCGTACGGGTACGCGGCGCGACGGTGGCCGAGACGCTCGCCTCGGACCACCGCCCGCTCGTCGCCGATCTGGAGCTTCGGCGTTAG
- a CDS encoding MFS transporter — protein sequence MTATAAERDDLAPGGGHPKRWLILGVICLAQLTVLLDNTVLNVAIPSLNKELGASTTQVQWMINAYSLVQSGLLITAGSASDRYGRRKMLAIGLTLFGIGSLLAGLAGSPGQLIAARAGMGVGGALLLTTTLAVVVQIFDESERVKAIGIWATVNSLGFAAGPLIGGVMLNHFWWGAIFLINIPVAVIGLVAVVRLVPESKNPRGDRPDLPGALLSTVGMASVVFAIISGPEHGWASGRVLLSAFVGIAVLTGFVLWELHIPYPMLDMHFFRNRTFVGAVAGSILVAFGMGGSLFLLTQHLQFVLGYGPLEAGLRTAPLALTVIVLNLAGLGARLVPKLGTPRTIAVGMSLLAAGLAAIAVLGRDGYGGMLFGLVVMGAGIAVAMPAMANAIMSAIPPEKAGVGAGINGTLAEFGNGLGVAVLGAVLNARFAALVPAAVGAASLPAALAAAGSAAERHRITDAFASGLATSQLGGALAVLAGGLLAAALLRRAEHTRRDAPGGHHAGADGLKGPSA from the coding sequence ATGACGGCCACCGCCGCCGAGAGAGACGACCTCGCCCCCGGAGGCGGCCATCCGAAGCGCTGGCTGATCCTCGGCGTCATCTGCCTCGCCCAGCTCACCGTGCTGCTGGACAACACCGTCCTCAACGTCGCGATCCCCTCCCTCAACAAGGAGTTGGGTGCGTCCACGACGCAGGTGCAGTGGATGATCAACGCGTACTCGCTCGTCCAGTCCGGCCTGCTGATCACCGCGGGCAGCGCCTCCGACCGCTACGGCCGGCGCAAGATGCTGGCCATCGGACTCACGCTGTTCGGGATCGGTTCGCTGCTGGCCGGGCTCGCCGGGTCCCCGGGGCAGCTGATCGCCGCACGCGCCGGCATGGGCGTCGGCGGGGCGCTGCTGCTCACCACCACCCTCGCGGTGGTGGTCCAGATCTTCGACGAGAGCGAACGTGTCAAGGCGATCGGCATCTGGGCGACCGTCAACTCCCTGGGTTTCGCGGCGGGTCCGCTGATCGGCGGAGTGATGCTCAACCACTTCTGGTGGGGAGCGATCTTCCTGATCAACATCCCGGTCGCGGTCATCGGCCTGGTGGCCGTGGTCCGCCTCGTCCCCGAGTCCAAGAACCCCCGGGGCGACCGCCCCGATCTGCCGGGGGCGCTGCTGTCCACCGTCGGTATGGCCTCGGTGGTCTTCGCGATCATCTCCGGCCCCGAGCACGGCTGGGCCTCCGGGCGAGTCCTGCTGAGCGCCTTCGTGGGGATCGCCGTGCTCACCGGCTTCGTCCTGTGGGAGCTGCACATCCCGTACCCGATGCTGGACATGCACTTCTTCCGGAACCGGACGTTCGTCGGGGCGGTGGCGGGCTCGATCCTCGTCGCCTTCGGTATGGGCGGTTCGCTCTTCCTGCTCACTCAGCACCTCCAGTTCGTCCTCGGCTACGGGCCGCTGGAGGCCGGGCTGCGGACCGCCCCGCTGGCCCTCACCGTGATCGTGCTCAACCTCGCCGGCCTAGGGGCCCGTCTGGTGCCGAAGCTGGGCACGCCCAGGACCATCGCCGTCGGGATGAGCCTGCTGGCCGCGGGTCTCGCGGCGATCGCCGTACTGGGACGCGACGGGTACGGCGGGATGCTGTTCGGCCTGGTCGTCATGGGAGCCGGTATCGCCGTGGCCATGCCCGCCATGGCCAACGCGATCATGAGCGCGATCCCGCCGGAGAAGGCGGGGGTGGGCGCCGGGATCAACGGCACCCTCGCCGAGTTCGGCAACGGTCTCGGGGTCGCCGTGCTGGGGGCCGTGCTGAACGCCCGGTTCGCCGCACTGGTCCCGGCCGCCGTGGGCGCGGCCTCGCTGCCCGCCGCCCTCGCCGCCGCGGGCAGCGCCGCCGAGCGGCACCGGATCACCGACGCGTTCGCCTCCGGCCTGGCCACCAGCCAGCTGGGCGGCGCGCTGGCCGTCCTGGCCGGTGGACTGCTCGCCGCCGCACTGCTGCGCCGGGCCGAACACACCCGGCGGGACGCACCGGGGGGACACCACGCCGGCGCCGACGGCCTGAAGGGGCCGTCGGCTTGA
- a CDS encoding TetR/AcrR family transcriptional regulator — protein MGSAEDRGKDSPRVSVWLDHRVPARARKPDQPAGLDRDRITAASVRLLDAEGLAKFSMRRLAAELDVTAMSLYWYVDTKDDLLELALDAVHAEIPAAHEGTDWRDRLRELAASYRGMLVSHPWTSALAGNYLNIGPYAMLFSYAVQDVVRDTGLPLDRQTGAVSAVFQFVYGFGTMEGHLVLRSAQAGLSQDEYYRQALGAVRADPAMEQITRASERIMNARGGDTVEEMRERDFRFALDLLIAGIEAMRGRPGDQR, from the coding sequence ATGGGATCCGCGGAAGACCGTGGGAAGGACTCCCCGCGGGTCAGTGTGTGGCTGGACCACCGGGTACCGGCCCGTGCCCGTAAGCCCGACCAGCCGGCCGGGCTGGACCGGGACCGGATCACCGCGGCGAGCGTACGGCTGCTGGACGCGGAAGGGCTCGCGAAGTTCTCCATGCGCCGGCTCGCCGCCGAACTCGACGTCACGGCGATGTCCCTCTACTGGTACGTCGACACCAAGGACGACCTGCTGGAACTGGCCCTCGACGCGGTCCACGCGGAGATCCCGGCCGCACACGAGGGCACCGACTGGCGGGATCGGCTGCGTGAACTGGCCGCCAGCTACCGAGGCATGCTGGTGTCCCATCCCTGGACGTCCGCACTCGCCGGGAACTACCTGAACATCGGTCCGTACGCGATGCTCTTCTCCTACGCCGTCCAGGACGTCGTCCGGGACACCGGCCTGCCGCTGGACCGCCAGACCGGCGCGGTCTCGGCGGTCTTCCAGTTCGTCTACGGCTTCGGCACCATGGAGGGCCATCTCGTCCTGCGCTCGGCGCAGGCGGGGCTCAGCCAGGACGAGTACTACCGGCAGGCTCTCGGCGCGGTCCGCGCCGATCCGGCGATGGAGCAGATCACCCGGGCCTCCGAGAGGATCATGAACGCCCGGGGCGGGGACACGGTCGAGGAGATGCGCGAGCGGGACTTCCGGTTCGCGCTCGACCTGCTGATCGCGGGCATCGAGGCCATGCGCGGGCGGCCCGGCGACCAGCGGTAG
- a CDS encoding NAD(P)-dependent oxidoreductase, producing the protein MAPPPLPPGPGALADARLLVSPSLDRALVRSLGRTAGRRAEPAPDTAPDGPFLYVGDVLPGPLRTGRLLWFHSVNAGTDALLTAGPWPDGALLTRTVGRMGERIAQYVLGWILAECQSVPEYTTQHARAEWRRLPSSLVAGETVVVHGTGRIGAAVAALLHACSLRTVGVRRTLGEAAPPPPGFERVVAAGSAQETAELSRARWVVSTLPLTGATEGFFGPERFSAMRGASFVNVGRGASVDLGALEAALRDGTVRRAVLDVLGQEPPGPEDRVWRLPHTVTTSHSAGITVDEDVVTDFAACWDAVTRGRTPELAVDTGRGY; encoded by the coding sequence ATGGCCCCGCCGCCTCTTCCGCCCGGCCCCGGCGCGTTGGCCGACGCCCGGCTGCTGGTCTCCCCCAGCCTGGACAGGGCGTTGGTCCGCTCGCTGGGGCGGACCGCCGGGCGCCGCGCCGAACCGGCCCCGGACACCGCGCCGGACGGGCCCTTCCTGTACGTCGGGGACGTCCTGCCCGGCCCCCTGCGCACCGGACGGCTGCTGTGGTTCCACAGCGTGAACGCCGGTACGGACGCCCTCCTCACGGCCGGCCCCTGGCCGGACGGGGCCCTGCTGACCCGGACCGTGGGGCGGATGGGGGAACGCATCGCGCAGTACGTCCTGGGCTGGATCCTCGCCGAGTGCCAGTCCGTGCCCGAGTACACCACCCAGCATGCCCGGGCCGAGTGGCGGCGCCTGCCGTCGTCGCTGGTCGCCGGAGAGACCGTCGTCGTCCACGGCACCGGACGCATCGGCGCGGCGGTCGCGGCCCTGCTGCACGCGTGTTCCCTGCGCACGGTGGGCGTCCGCCGCACCCTGGGGGAGGCCGCCCCGCCGCCGCCCGGTTTCGAGCGGGTGGTGGCGGCCGGGAGCGCTCAGGAGACGGCCGAACTGTCCCGTGCGCGGTGGGTGGTGTCCACACTGCCGCTGACCGGGGCCACGGAGGGCTTCTTCGGCCCGGAGCGGTTCTCCGCGATGCGGGGTGCGTCGTTCGTCAACGTCGGGCGGGGCGCCTCGGTCGACCTCGGGGCACTGGAGGCCGCGCTGCGCGACGGGACGGTACGCCGGGCGGTCCTCGACGTGCTGGGGCAGGAGCCGCCGGGCCCGGAGGACCGCGTCTGGCGGCTTCCGCACACGGTGACCACGTCCCACTCGGCCGGGATCACGGTGGACGAGGACGTCGTCACGGACTTCGCGGCCTGCTGGGACGCGGTGACGCGGGGCAGGACGCCGGAGCTCGCGGTGGACACGGGTCGCGGGTACTGA
- a CDS encoding PPOX class F420-dependent oxidoreductase → MAPNIATNTTVGLEDLLDFVRPRHRAVLLTTRADGRPQGSPLTCGVDDSGRIVVSTYPERAKTRNAKRDERVSVIVLSDAWDGPWVQIDGTAEVIDSPDSVEPLVEYFRHISGEHPDWDEYRAAMVKQGKSIIRITPERWSPIATGGFPARPAENG, encoded by the coding sequence ATGGCACCGAACATCGCGACCAACACCACCGTCGGACTCGAGGATCTGCTCGACTTCGTACGCCCCCGGCACCGGGCGGTCCTGCTGACCACCCGGGCCGACGGCCGGCCCCAGGGCTCCCCACTGACCTGCGGCGTGGACGACTCGGGCCGGATCGTCGTCTCGACGTATCCCGAACGCGCCAAGACCCGTAACGCCAAGCGGGACGAGCGGGTCAGCGTGATCGTCCTGTCGGACGCGTGGGACGGCCCCTGGGTCCAGATCGACGGCACGGCCGAGGTGATCGACTCCCCGGACTCGGTCGAGCCCCTCGTCGAGTACTTCCGGCACATCTCGGGCGAGCACCCGGACTGGGACGAGTACCGGGCGGCCATGGTGAAGCAGGGGAAGTCGATCATCCGGATCACCCCGGAGCGCTGGAGCCCGATCGCCACCGGTGGCTTCCCCGCGCGACCGGCCGAGAACGGCTGA